A single window of Providencia alcalifaciens DNA harbors:
- a CDS encoding DUF2058 domain-containing protein — MAKLTLQEQMLQAGLVTSKKMAKVQRTAKKSRVQAREAREAVEENKKAQLERDKQLNDQQKQVALTKEYKAQVKQLIEMNKIDVAKGNISFNFTDNNVIKQVAVDKTTQTQLISGRLAIARLATDNPEVSSYAIIPASVADKIAQRDESSIVLNNALSQEEQDEDDPYADFKIPDDLMW, encoded by the coding sequence ATGGCAAAACTCACCTTACAAGAGCAAATGCTCCAAGCGGGACTCGTCACCAGTAAAAAAATGGCGAAGGTACAGCGCACAGCGAAGAAATCACGAGTACAGGCTAGAGAAGCCAGAGAAGCGGTAGAAGAGAATAAAAAAGCGCAGCTTGAGCGTGATAAGCAACTGAATGATCAACAAAAACAAGTGGCACTGACGAAAGAGTATAAAGCTCAGGTAAAGCAGCTGATTGAGATGAACAAAATTGACGTGGCGAAAGGCAATATCAGCTTTAACTTCACAGATAATAACGTCATCAAGCAAGTGGCCGTTGATAAAACAACGCAAACCCAACTCATCAGCGGTCGCCTCGCTATTGCACGTTTAGCGACTGACAATCCAGAAGTGAGCTCCTACGCGATTATTCCTGCGAGTGTGGCGGATAAAATCGCTCAGCGTGATGAAAGCAGCATCGTATTAAATAACGCCTTGAGTCAGGAAGAGCAGGATGAAGACGATCCGTACGCAGATTTTAAAATTCCAGACGATTTAATGTGGTAG
- a CDS encoding TcfC E-set like domain-containing protein, producing MRKSVIALSILSIFFSNTIHASEMKSIKIGGYIIPPAFVSALEEGMSVPVFLRLSDDAKNNQSEDKIADAVIVIDQGKIKLSSIHLIDSTQGPQLNNLLVDKIENKQNAIFDDNNGIVIDNNAALKLNISSFNLSLDVDKAAFAPKTHARHSVLGDSSVNSLSAVANYDLGVFQSQIKNAQNSSSSYFNLDALFAAAEHHFNINASAYSIGKSNASVELYRAMYERDFNGLRVALGLMSTWNLQSIASLTALSSSKIYAVTIGNNSESVVNNKQQSLTPIYAFLNSPGEVRIYRQGKLLNIQNFPMGNFEVDTSMLPFGIYDVTIETVVDGKVVTTQNQTINKSLGAIGGNFDKLNWEMYGGYVDFDKRNYARGEGRHSQAPEKSYLAGASFAYNFPVLSGIRFQMSNYGFDKFLVQETSINASINNYISVSWQGMLENHGSHRNIGTISVSIPEGYGSFWASRERTVIEGDLPLYDADNYSYGATVNFDKIIDRTGSFTISNTKDRRVGSDSINYEYANTLFSGRYGTVGLRAGVQRYHYDSQNSTNEKYVNLDFSLPLSTWLSTGVSSTNGNMKANIYANKSFENSPITNAGISVSKLVRDKDNGASDFSTLAYASYDMKYNSGTVTINRPDSDRLNGNLTSRGSVAYSNGMITPSGNQGKSGVIINSEIQGAGSMVAKVNGQNYPISGKNTFIPLSPYSDYDIQLMNDGKSKDSFDIVSGRNKSVTLYPGNIAFYQPEVRQLVTVFGRLKSPDGEYIKYASIRNHIGRTKTDKNGEFSMDVDVRYPVISLLQEDEKTICEADLNLQGARGALWVGEVTCEPQSSYAKR from the coding sequence ATGCGTAAGAGTGTTATTGCTTTATCAATATTAAGCATTTTTTTTTCAAACACCATTCATGCCAGTGAGATGAAGAGTATTAAAATTGGTGGTTATATTATTCCTCCTGCATTTGTGAGTGCATTGGAAGAAGGGATGTCTGTACCTGTTTTTTTACGATTAAGTGATGATGCTAAAAACAACCAAAGTGAAGATAAAATCGCGGATGCAGTTATTGTCATTGACCAAGGTAAAATTAAGTTGTCGAGTATTCACCTCATTGACAGTACGCAAGGTCCGCAACTGAATAATTTGCTGGTTGATAAAATTGAAAATAAACAAAATGCCATTTTTGATGATAACAATGGTATTGTTATCGACAATAATGCGGCGCTGAAATTAAATATTTCGTCATTTAATTTATCTTTAGATGTAGATAAAGCTGCATTTGCACCTAAAACCCACGCAAGGCATTCTGTATTAGGTGATTCATCCGTTAATTCACTCTCAGCAGTGGCAAACTATGATTTAGGTGTATTCCAAAGTCAGATAAAAAATGCCCAAAATAGCTCCAGTAGCTATTTTAATTTAGACGCGTTATTTGCCGCAGCGGAACACCATTTTAATATCAATGCATCGGCTTATAGCATCGGTAAATCCAATGCAAGTGTTGAATTATACCGGGCGATGTATGAGCGTGATTTTAATGGGCTGCGTGTCGCATTGGGTTTAATGAGTACGTGGAATTTACAATCCATTGCGAGCTTAACTGCGTTGAGCAGTAGCAAAATTTATGCGGTCACTATCGGGAATAATTCCGAGAGTGTCGTCAACAATAAGCAGCAGTCACTTACCCCTATTTATGCCTTCTTAAATAGCCCTGGCGAAGTTCGTATTTATCGCCAAGGTAAGCTTCTTAATATTCAAAACTTCCCAATGGGTAATTTTGAAGTCGATACCAGTATGCTGCCTTTTGGTATCTATGATGTCACTATCGAAACGGTTGTCGATGGGAAAGTAGTTACAACTCAAAACCAGACAATTAATAAATCCTTAGGGGCAATCGGAGGGAACTTCGACAAGCTGAACTGGGAAATGTACGGGGGTTATGTTGATTTCGATAAAAGAAATTATGCCCGTGGAGAAGGCCGCCATAGCCAAGCCCCAGAGAAAAGTTATTTAGCGGGAGCGTCCTTTGCCTATAATTTCCCTGTGTTGTCTGGCATACGCTTTCAGATGTCAAACTACGGTTTTGATAAATTCCTAGTTCAAGAAACGAGCATTAACGCGTCTATTAATAACTACATTTCGGTTTCTTGGCAGGGCATGCTGGAAAACCACGGCAGCCATCGCAACATTGGCACGATTTCTGTCAGTATTCCTGAAGGTTATGGTTCCTTTTGGGCATCACGAGAACGAACGGTGATTGAAGGGGATTTACCGCTTTACGATGCAGATAACTACTCCTATGGCGCAACAGTTAACTTCGACAAGATTATAGATAGAACGGGTTCATTCACGATCAGTAATACTAAAGACCGTCGCGTAGGCAGTGATTCAATTAACTACGAATATGCGAATACGCTGTTTTCTGGGCGCTATGGAACAGTTGGGCTCAGAGCGGGTGTGCAGCGTTATCACTATGATAGTCAAAACAGTACCAACGAAAAATATGTGAATCTGGACTTTTCATTACCGCTGTCTACGTGGTTAAGCACGGGTGTTTCTTCCACGAACGGCAACATGAAAGCCAATATTTATGCCAACAAAAGTTTTGAAAACTCGCCGATTACCAATGCGGGAATTTCGGTCTCTAAGTTAGTGCGTGACAAAGATAATGGCGCTTCGGATTTTTCGACGCTGGCCTACGCCTCTTATGACATGAAATATAACTCGGGCACCGTCACGATTAACCGACCGGATAGCGACCGACTCAACGGTAACTTAACCTCTCGCGGATCGGTGGCTTACAGCAATGGCATGATCACACCAAGCGGCAACCAAGGAAAATCAGGGGTAATTATTAATTCTGAGATCCAAGGTGCCGGTAGCATGGTGGCGAAGGTGAATGGGCAAAACTACCCAATCAGCGGAAAAAATACCTTTATTCCATTGTCACCGTATTCAGATTACGACATCCAGCTAATGAATGATGGGAAGTCAAAAGACAGTTTTGACATTGTCTCTGGACGCAATAAATCCGTCACGCTGTATCCGGGCAATATCGCGTTTTATCAACCCGAAGTTCGTCAGTTGGTCACGGTGTTTGGACGGCTTAAATCACCAGATGGTGAATACATCAAATATGCCTCGATTCGTAACCATATTGGGCGAACAAAAACCGATAAGAATGGTGAATTCTCCATGGACGTTGATGTGCGTTATCCCGTGATCTCTCTATTGCAAGAAGATGAGAAGACGATCTGCGAAGCCGATTTAAACCTACAAGGCGCACGCGGTGCTTTATGGGTAGGTGAAGTGACCTGTGAGCCGCAATCTAGTTATGCGAAAAGATAA
- a CDS encoding helix-turn-helix domain-containing protein, which translates to MKSNIISGQVGAFLRKSRKEKNMTGKQLAKLIGISQQQISRYEMGITSITLDQLDIFLNILDKRWVDVIKYVEKHADSEKTMGNKGSVNKYTSWGNYSTKTINNC; encoded by the coding sequence ATGAAATCTAATATAATTAGTGGCCAGGTGGGAGCTTTTTTAAGAAAATCACGTAAAGAAAAGAATATGACGGGAAAGCAGTTGGCAAAATTAATAGGAATCAGCCAGCAACAAATATCAAGATATGAAATGGGAATTACTTCGATTACCTTAGATCAGCTTGATATTTTTTTAAATATTCTAGATAAACGATGGGTCGATGTCATTAAATATGTCGAAAAACATGCTGACTCTGAAAAAACAATGGGTAATAAAGGAAGTGTGAATAAATATACTTCCTGGGGAAACTACTCAACAAAAACTATAAATAACTGCTAA
- the ecpA gene encoding common pilus major fimbrillin subunit EcpA has translation MLNKKMASVLLSTIIAASFATVANADTRTAQATATWQATAIKDTTSMLVVTPLKSLTFNYAEGQKSFNQQNGAFDIAIQGQSGATDFKLASKIISNTLARTTDDSKLTVGVKWNGEDLNKTTDTVLIDTSKGLTSGLDNLAADGIYNGSERATDRGEFTFVIASAEAAGAATDFKALTDGSWDGDVKVQFTATWDGTFTPAP, from the coding sequence ATGTTAAATAAAAAAATGGCATCTGTTTTGCTATCAACAATTATTGCTGCTTCCTTTGCTACAGTTGCTAACGCTGACACTCGTACTGCCCAAGCGACAGCAACGTGGCAAGCAACCGCAATTAAAGATACGACAAGTATGCTGGTTGTTACACCATTAAAAAGCTTAACGTTTAACTATGCAGAAGGTCAGAAAAGCTTTAACCAACAAAATGGCGCATTTGATATCGCTATTCAAGGTCAATCAGGTGCAACAGATTTTAAATTAGCATCAAAAATCATTTCTAACACCTTAGCGAGAACAACAGATGATTCTAAATTAACTGTTGGCGTTAAATGGAATGGTGAAGATCTGAATAAAACAACTGACACCGTATTAATCGATACATCAAAAGGCTTAACATCAGGTTTAGATAACTTAGCTGCGGATGGTATCTACAATGGTTCAGAGCGTGCAACTGACCGTGGTGAGTTCACCTTCGTTATCGCTAGCGCGGAAGCGGCTGGCGCAGCGACAGACTTCAAAGCACTGACCGACGGTTCATGGGATGGTGATGTTAAAGTTCAGTTCACTGCAACTTGGGATGGTACTTTCACACCAGCGCCTTAA
- a CDS encoding cold-shock protein codes for MAMNGTITTWFEDKGFGFLKDENGDNRYFHVIKVSNPDLIKKGAEVTFEPTTNNKGLSAFAVKVIPESKYIYIAGERIKLTAIKSFRIYYEDVPADTGIDKENTVLSIGALMNSIKPKTNIKPGATRALKKLIIETQHGTTLTFSEDEIDVDETMKKLKGVK; via the coding sequence ATGGCAATGAACGGAACAATCACAACGTGGTTTGAAGATAAAGGTTTTGGATTTCTCAAAGATGAAAACGGGGATAACCGTTATTTTCATGTGATTAAAGTGTCTAACCCCGATCTGATTAAAAAAGGGGCTGAGGTAACTTTTGAGCCGACCACCAATAATAAAGGCTTATCGGCTTTCGCTGTTAAAGTGATCCCTGAAAGTAAATATATCTATATTGCTGGTGAGCGTATTAAGCTGACGGCTATCAAATCTTTTCGTATCTATTATGAAGATGTTCCGGCAGATACAGGTATTGATAAAGAAAATACCGTGTTATCGATTGGTGCGCTAATGAATAGCATTAAGCCTAAAACAAACATCAAGCCGGGAGCGACTCGTGCGCTGAAAAAACTGATCATTGAAACGCAGCATGGGACAACATTAACGTTCTCTGAAGATGAGATTGACGTGGATGAAACCATGAAGAAGCTTAAAGGCGTTAAATAG
- a CDS encoding fimbria/pilus periplasmic chaperone yields MNIKTILISGILGSLALMNVSEAAVSLDRTRIIFDGENKSVSLNINNNNKQLPYLAQGWIENEESKKITSPLIVLPPVQRLEPGKSSQMKIESLPSIKNLPQDRESLFYFNMREIPPKSDKPNILQIALQTKIKLFYRPAVIAPQQNSAPWQEKMQLERKGNLVIAKNPTPYYITIINAGAHANTDAKEFNPIMITPFGEENIGITSEQLGNTPVITYINDYGGRPKLTFDCKNTICSVVSNSLTK; encoded by the coding sequence ATGAATATTAAAACGATATTAATCAGTGGTATTTTGGGCTCTTTAGCCCTAATGAATGTATCTGAGGCTGCAGTATCATTAGATAGAACAAGAATTATATTTGATGGGGAAAATAAGTCAGTTTCGCTAAATATTAATAATAATAATAAACAGCTTCCATATCTTGCTCAGGGATGGATTGAAAATGAAGAAAGTAAAAAAATAACATCGCCATTAATTGTACTTCCACCGGTTCAACGATTAGAACCAGGGAAATCAAGCCAAATGAAAATTGAATCTCTACCCAGTATAAAAAATTTACCACAGGATAGAGAATCTTTATTCTATTTTAATATGCGTGAAATTCCGCCTAAAAGTGATAAACCAAATATATTACAGATTGCATTACAAACAAAAATAAAATTATTTTATCGTCCGGCTGTTATTGCACCACAACAAAATAGCGCGCCATGGCAAGAAAAAATGCAGCTTGAAAGAAAAGGGAATCTTGTTATTGCAAAGAACCCAACACCTTATTACATCACAATAATTAATGCTGGTGCTCATGCAAATACGGATGCAAAAGAATTTAATCCCATCATGATCACACCGTTTGGTGAGGAAAACATAGGAATAACAAGTGAACAGTTAGGAAATACGCCAGTCATTACCTATATCAATGATTATGGTGGTCGCCCAAAACTGACGTTTGATTGTAAAAATACAATATGCTCCGTTGTATCAAATTCATTAACTAAATAA
- a CDS encoding fimbrial protein — MISNLYRWLRQEYLVGSLCLVAVLPAVANDNRYLFRPTDGWEVGGQHGVIHVSGSLTENPCELAMESSNQSVSLGNISFSELNHSERTMQPVPFKIELLNCLQVQTELQNFQTGQSVWSSTQPAVKVKFLAASVPENSNIIRINGAHGFGLQVANSAGKILPIGKASNPTLISSGQNSLIYYVSAIRTSGPLIPGAFSALIAFEMLYD, encoded by the coding sequence ATGATCTCAAATCTATATCGCTGGTTGCGCCAAGAATATCTCGTCGGTTCACTTTGCTTAGTTGCAGTATTGCCCGCAGTTGCCAATGATAACCGTTATTTATTCAGACCCACAGATGGCTGGGAGGTTGGTGGCCAACATGGTGTCATTCATGTTTCAGGATCTTTAACTGAAAACCCATGCGAATTAGCGATGGAATCCAGTAACCAATCGGTATCGTTGGGCAATATTTCATTCAGTGAGCTGAATCATTCTGAACGAACAATGCAACCTGTACCATTCAAAATTGAATTGCTAAATTGCTTACAAGTCCAAACTGAGTTGCAAAATTTCCAAACGGGGCAATCAGTGTGGAGTAGCACGCAACCCGCTGTTAAAGTTAAATTTTTAGCAGCAAGCGTGCCTGAGAACTCTAACATTATTCGTATTAATGGTGCACATGGTTTTGGATTACAAGTCGCAAATTCAGCTGGAAAAATATTGCCAATAGGAAAAGCGAGTAATCCTACGTTAATCTCATCGGGTCAAAATAGCCTAATATATTATGTCTCTGCAATAAGAACATCCGGCCCACTTATTCCCGGTGCTTTCTCTGCATTGATTGCATTTGAAATGCTATATGATTAA
- a CDS encoding fimbrial protein, producing MRKDNENLTMKRNRFLIFIIAPVILNFLLSAATHAVTVTNSYVFIENNVDDEYFITPRTTDPRFSGANKYTRYSKSLQLSLGYMGYVNTSIQANQFVDIWLENSQIDRPFTGNRCMRGYCNDDSGYWPAQYLGKDGAYKIVQSNINGESYYARGIFSDSAYQYFLKLPVGTAESYSYRSCMTKTDYNPSKGESCQSVGGQIIASHEFNITKSGHIKLTSTGALQEIFIDSNGNPTLGLGSQFCRVGIVLSQNGIICQVVDHETKGDIFANIMLSLKINNTLIPFVPAANTILIGPDDGSNSWYYYNTTYPASYYFKSNNKNVSIFLSNTFLKRLVSSNVDFKNSQEFFTFSFTNSAVPQSGYYEFTPSNTIILKPRDYGISIIPADFNPNQSKTGKVGNEEPPIEFNYIVTTSGPRQADSITAKVEGPSTTLKGQSYCLFSSNDDKFKVPFSAYLSFKNYTGSLESYRASCDSNEISLKNALWEETPWAKPNEDLGSFYRTNLDLSFPMNEANSFFTLDGIDWLGTVSASGNVTVKAIWTGPDIH from the coding sequence ATGCGAAAAGATAATGAGAATTTAACAATGAAGCGAAATAGATTTCTTATATTCATAATTGCCCCTGTTATTTTGAATTTTTTATTGAGCGCGGCAACGCACGCTGTCACTGTGACTAACAGTTATGTTTTTATTGAAAATAACGTTGATGACGAATATTTCATTACACCGAGAACAACCGACCCGCGTTTTTCGGGTGCCAACAAATATACGCGTTACTCAAAATCGCTACAGCTTAGTTTGGGCTATATGGGGTATGTGAATACGTCCATTCAGGCAAACCAATTTGTTGATATTTGGTTAGAAAATTCTCAGATAGATAGACCATTTACTGGGAATCGGTGTATGCGGGGATATTGTAATGACGACAGTGGTTATTGGCCTGCGCAATACCTTGGGAAAGATGGTGCATACAAGATAGTACAAAGTAATATTAATGGGGAATCTTACTATGCGAGAGGGATCTTCAGCGATTCTGCTTACCAATACTTTCTTAAGTTACCAGTAGGAACTGCCGAAAGTTATAGCTATAGATCTTGCATGACAAAAACAGATTATAACCCAAGCAAAGGCGAGTCTTGCCAAAGTGTCGGTGGGCAGATTATCGCATCCCATGAATTCAATATTACTAAATCTGGGCATATCAAGCTGACTTCAACGGGAGCGTTGCAAGAGATATTTATTGATAGTAATGGCAATCCAACTTTGGGATTAGGCTCTCAATTTTGCAGAGTTGGTATCGTATTAAGTCAAAATGGGATTATCTGCCAAGTTGTCGACCATGAGACAAAGGGGGATATATTCGCCAATATTATGTTGAGTTTAAAAATTAATAATACATTGATTCCATTTGTACCCGCTGCTAACACGATATTGATTGGCCCTGATGACGGGAGTAATAGTTGGTATTATTACAATACAACTTATCCAGCGAGCTATTACTTTAAAAGCAACAATAAGAATGTATCGATATTTTTATCTAATACGTTTTTGAAGCGGTTGGTGTCGTCCAATGTTGATTTTAAAAATAGCCAAGAGTTTTTTACATTTTCATTTACCAACTCAGCGGTACCTCAATCTGGTTATTATGAGTTCACACCATCCAATACTATTATTCTTAAACCGCGGGATTATGGGATCAGCATTATTCCTGCCGACTTTAACCCGAATCAATCGAAAACCGGGAAAGTGGGAAATGAAGAGCCGCCAATTGAATTTAATTATATTGTGACCACCAGTGGGCCAAGGCAGGCAGACTCTATCACCGCCAAAGTGGAAGGCCCAAGCACCACGCTCAAAGGGCAATCGTACTGCTTGTTTAGCTCCAATGATGACAAATTCAAAGTGCCATTTTCGGCGTATTTGTCATTTAAAAATTACACGGGAAGCTTAGAGTCTTACCGAGCCAGCTGCGATAGTAATGAAATCTCCCTCAAAAATGCGTTATGGGAAGAGACGCCGTGGGCAAAACCGAATGAAGATTTAGGCTCGTTTTATCGCACGAATTTAGATCTATCATTTCCAATGAATGAAGCGAATTCATTCTTTACACTCGATGGGATTGATTGGTTAGGAACCGTTTCGGCAAGCGGTAATGTGACGGTAAAAGCCATCTGGACAGGCCCCGATATTCATTAA
- a CDS encoding RluA family pseudouridine synthase, which produces MSTIIDTFIAPPCHDDIEIIEQDEHLIIINKPSGLLSLSGKNPQNLDSVHYRLVQLFPECTLVHRLDFGTSGVMVIARNKAINAELCRQFSQRTVTKAYSALLCGHVKNDNGVIDAPIAKDPALFPRMSICETHGKPARSYYQVIERFYRELDVGRRLPLTRVKFIPETGRTHQLRIHSQLFGHPILGCDLYGGLLPAEIEPAPRLMLHASELDLIHPITGKPIHARSESPF; this is translated from the coding sequence ATGTCGACGATTATTGATACCTTTATTGCGCCCCCTTGCCATGATGACATTGAAATCATTGAGCAGGATGAGCACCTTATTATTATCAATAAACCTTCTGGGCTCCTGAGTCTCTCGGGCAAGAATCCACAAAATCTCGACTCAGTACATTACCGGCTCGTTCAACTATTCCCTGAATGCACTCTCGTGCACCGCCTTGATTTTGGCACTTCTGGTGTAATGGTTATCGCTCGTAATAAAGCCATAAATGCAGAGTTATGCCGACAGTTTAGTCAACGAACCGTGACTAAAGCCTACAGCGCACTACTATGTGGGCATGTGAAAAATGATAATGGTGTGATAGATGCGCCGATTGCCAAAGACCCGGCGCTGTTTCCCCGAATGTCGATTTGTGAGACTCACGGTAAACCGGCGCGTTCCTATTATCAGGTGATTGAGCGGTTTTATCGTGAGCTAGACGTTGGGCGTAGGTTGCCACTGACGAGAGTGAAGTTTATCCCAGAAACAGGACGAACCCATCAGCTGCGCATTCACAGCCAACTTTTCGGTCATCCTATTTTGGGGTGCGATCTGTATGGAGGCTTACTGCCCGCAGAGATAGAACCTGCGCCGAGGCTGATGCTGCACGCCAGTGAATTGGATTTAATTCATCCGATAACTGGAAAACCCATTCATGCTCGCAGCGAGAGCCCGTTTTAA
- a CDS encoding fimbrial protein: MKLNSLLKFLLFFVMISFNHSANALYISSDISSMDSDKEFFSKPYINDTKKTNLYNFSAYQIDKPGSHEQGRAIYNGEIIFTPLKKILLPGEQEFFKIFYRGTADNQERYYKIIISETPLEMQNDHEQRKQPLFYPTVSLETYFVVRPKQPDFKYTLDQNAGILKNTGNTYFRVLLHNNCDAEDDTQPYVLYLLPNQTYQDARLTKKSRKYIVIFDKYYAVGNCE; this comes from the coding sequence ATGAAATTAAATTCTTTGCTGAAATTCTTACTTTTTTTTGTGATGATTTCCTTCAATCATAGTGCTAACGCGCTATACATTAGCTCAGATATTTCTTCGATGGACTCCGACAAAGAATTTTTTTCTAAGCCCTATATTAACGATACGAAAAAGACCAATTTATACAATTTTAGCGCGTATCAAATTGATAAGCCGGGCAGCCATGAGCAAGGGCGAGCTATTTATAACGGGGAAATTATCTTTACCCCACTGAAGAAAATTTTATTACCGGGAGAGCAGGAATTCTTTAAAATTTTTTATCGCGGAACCGCGGACAACCAGGAACGCTATTACAAAATCATCATTAGTGAAACGCCACTTGAAATGCAAAATGATCATGAGCAACGTAAACAGCCGCTGTTTTACCCAACGGTCAGTTTAGAAACTTACTTTGTTGTGAGACCCAAGCAGCCTGATTTTAAATATACACTCGACCAAAATGCAGGCATCTTGAAAAATACGGGGAATACCTATTTTAGAGTGCTTTTGCATAACAATTGTGATGCAGAGGATGATACCCAGCCTTACGTCCTTTACCTATTACCGAATCAAACGTATCAAGATGCGCGTTTAACCAAGAAAAGCCGCAAGTACATTGTGATTTTTGATAAATATTACGCTGTGGGTAATTGCGAGTAA
- a CDS encoding fimbrial protein, which yields MMIFIKRIKKRFFLLFTVFINTLIIFFSGFCVAATYSLTIKVDVIESTCDIYGNDGPGNPIEVSFGEMNLNGFTSERYTRDIHYAIDCGGNTSSNPNLKLKFESDISDFDATLVKTSNPKLGLKIQADNKLLAPNEYRNFTYSNKPLLSVSPVLNEKKEIEFGAFTATGRLKVEYQ from the coding sequence ATGATGATTTTTATTAAAAGAATAAAAAAAAGATTCTTTTTATTATTTACAGTATTTATTAACACGTTGATTATTTTTTTTAGTGGTTTTTGTGTTGCAGCAACGTACTCATTAACGATTAAAGTGGATGTGATTGAAAGTACTTGTGATATTTATGGTAATGACGGGCCTGGTAACCCTATTGAGGTTTCATTTGGTGAAATGAACTTGAATGGTTTCACCAGCGAAAGGTATACAAGAGATATTCATTACGCTATAGACTGCGGTGGTAATACATCGAGTAACCCAAATTTAAAACTCAAGTTTGAGAGTGATATTTCAGATTTTGATGCCACTTTAGTGAAAACATCAAATCCAAAATTAGGTTTAAAAATTCAAGCAGATAATAAGTTATTAGCCCCTAATGAGTACCGTAATTTTACCTATTCTAACAAGCCATTACTGAGCGTATCTCCGGTTTTGAATGAAAAGAAAGAGATCGAGTTTGGGGCATTCACAGCAACAGGAAGGCTCAAGGTGGAATATCAATAA